One genomic window of Methanosarcina acetivorans C2A includes the following:
- the cofE gene encoding coenzyme F420-0:L-glutamate ligase, which produces MNPKITSIQMFGIETPIIRAGDDIVQALEASLQDAGISPVDGDVFVLAESAVATAENRIVELASIKPGEKALSLGEKYGIDPREMELVLQECDELFGGVPGAALTITKGILSPNAGIDASNAPDGHVVLLPEDPRKSSETIRKRLEQRYSCKLGVIIGDSRTQPLRLGCTGLALGISGFVPVEDARGTFDIYGKPLRLTYKAAADNLVSAAELLMGEAGERVPCVLVRGAPIQMVDESPEMPTISMEGCMYFGNIIKSRKEDTEKEKQ; this is translated from the coding sequence ATGAATCCAAAAATCACTTCCATCCAGATGTTCGGGATTGAGACTCCTATCATCAGAGCAGGAGACGACATCGTTCAGGCCCTTGAAGCTTCTCTGCAGGACGCAGGTATTAGTCCGGTTGATGGGGATGTTTTTGTGCTGGCCGAATCCGCTGTTGCCACGGCGGAAAATCGAATAGTCGAGCTTGCCAGCATTAAGCCCGGGGAAAAGGCCTTATCTCTCGGGGAAAAATACGGGATAGACCCGAGGGAAATGGAACTTGTGCTTCAGGAATGTGACGAGCTTTTCGGGGGTGTTCCCGGAGCCGCTCTTACGATTACAAAGGGTATTCTCTCTCCCAATGCTGGAATTGATGCTTCAAACGCGCCTGACGGTCACGTAGTCCTGCTTCCGGAAGACCCGAGAAAAAGTTCCGAAACCATCCGGAAAAGGCTGGAGCAGCGTTACTCCTGCAAGCTGGGCGTGATTATAGGGGACAGCAGGACTCAGCCCCTGCGCCTGGGCTGCACAGGGCTTGCACTCGGGATTTCGGGTTTTGTACCTGTCGAGGATGCAAGAGGCACTTTTGATATTTACGGAAAGCCCCTCCGCCTGACTTACAAAGCGGCAGCCGATAACCTGGTTTCTGCGGCTGAACTCCTTATGGGAGAAGCAGGAGAAAGAGTTCCCTGTGTGCTTGTTCGGGGTGCTCCGATACAAATGGTCGATGAATCCCCGGAGATGCCAACGATCTCAATGGAAGGGTGTATGTATTTCGGCAACATTATTAAAAGCCGGAAAGAGGATACGGAGAAAGAGAAGCAGTAA
- a CDS encoding DUF1638 domain-containing protein: MKIMSIISCKIFEDEIIHFMEHDEEVSDVLILKNESSEEIIRKFGEICCPCRELSLKNVEAFRCLEDEKYVDGEGLMLVLNILDIAGMGKMRTQLKMKVYDEILRMSFFSDGILLLYGLCGNLFKDLEEDFRYLKCPLTLLRDPYGNIVDDCICAALGGKRAFMEIIKEFRGERVFMLTPMWAANWEKMVVANGFARDLENIDESKLVFRAARYSRVAKINTGLNYQQNFESRVREFAAFYDLEITELETDQALFEKCYRELKHSLIAPV; this comes from the coding sequence ATGAAGATAATGAGCATCATTTCATGTAAGATCTTTGAGGATGAAATTATTCATTTCATGGAGCATGACGAAGAGGTGAGCGACGTTCTAATACTGAAAAATGAGAGTTCAGAGGAGATCATACGGAAGTTTGGTGAAATTTGTTGTCCCTGCCGGGAATTGTCCCTCAAAAACGTTGAAGCCTTCAGATGCTTAGAAGACGAGAAATATGTCGACGGAGAAGGTCTCATGCTTGTGCTCAATATTCTTGATATTGCTGGCATGGGCAAAATGCGCACACAGCTGAAAATGAAAGTATATGATGAGATTCTTCGGATGTCGTTCTTTTCAGATGGGATTCTTTTACTTTATGGGCTTTGCGGAAATTTGTTCAAAGACCTCGAAGAGGACTTCAGGTACCTTAAATGTCCTCTTACATTGCTAAGAGACCCTTATGGGAACATTGTCGACGACTGCATATGTGCTGCCCTGGGAGGCAAACGAGCTTTCATGGAAATAATAAAGGAGTTCAGGGGTGAAAGGGTTTTTATGCTTACTCCCATGTGGGCTGCCAACTGGGAAAAAATGGTCGTAGCTAACGGGTTTGCCCGGGATCTGGAAAATATTGATGAGTCAAAGCTGGTATTTCGGGCTGCCAGGTATTCCCGAGTAGCAAAGATTAATACCGGTTTAAACTACCAGCAGAATTTCGAGTCCCGGGTAAGGGAATTTGCAGCCTTTTATGATTTAGAAATTACAGAACTCGAAACTGACCAGGCTCTTTTTGAGAAGTGCTACCGTGAACTGAAGCATTCGCTTATTGCTCCTGTCTGA
- a CDS encoding methylenetetrahydrofolate reductase, translating into MLFNFREKLNSRKFLVTAEVSPPKGTRYSVPLEDARHLKGRADALNVTDNQCSIMHMSSLAFSKLLLDEGHEPIMQLTCRDRNRIGLQSDLLGAYALGIRNICLMTGDFPSCGDHPGSKPVYDLDSVQLIELVRKLDSGFDLAGNILDGGTSFCAGAVSGIDPDKIIQLIKLEKKVRGGADFIQTQAVYDVGIFEEFMEAVNHLEVPIIAGLIPLKSLGMAEYMNKNISGIHVPDEIMLRMKEASSPLEEGLLIASETIKELTKLSRGVHIMPIGSHKNTPRLLSMAGISEI; encoded by the coding sequence ATGCTTTTTAATTTTCGTGAAAAACTGAACTCCAGGAAATTTCTGGTTACTGCTGAAGTCTCTCCTCCCAAGGGGACCAGGTATTCAGTTCCCCTGGAAGATGCCCGTCATCTCAAAGGTCGCGCAGATGCCCTGAACGTCACCGATAACCAGTGCTCAATTATGCACATGAGTTCGCTGGCTTTCAGCAAACTTCTGCTTGATGAGGGGCACGAACCTATTATGCAGCTTACCTGCCGGGATCGAAACCGGATAGGGCTCCAGTCTGACCTGCTGGGTGCCTATGCTCTCGGAATCCGGAATATCTGCTTGATGACCGGAGATTTCCCCTCCTGTGGAGACCACCCAGGCTCGAAACCCGTTTATGACCTTGACTCTGTACAGCTCATCGAACTTGTCCGAAAGCTCGATTCAGGCTTTGATCTGGCAGGAAATATATTGGATGGAGGCACTTCTTTTTGTGCAGGCGCAGTCTCAGGCATAGACCCTGATAAGATAATTCAGCTAATAAAGCTTGAAAAAAAGGTCAGAGGCGGAGCCGATTTTATTCAGACGCAGGCTGTATATGATGTGGGTATTTTCGAGGAGTTTATGGAAGCAGTAAACCATCTTGAAGTGCCTATAATTGCAGGTTTGATTCCTCTCAAATCCCTGGGCATGGCTGAGTATATGAATAAAAATATCTCAGGAATTCATGTGCCTGACGAAATCATGCTTCGAATGAAAGAGGCATCTTCACCCCTTGAAGAAGGGCTTTTGATAGCATCCGAAACTATAAAGGAGCTGACAAAACTCTCACGCGGGGTTCATATTATGCCAATCGGATCTCACAAAAACACTCCGAGATTACTTTCAATGGCAGGAATCTCTGAAATATAA
- a CDS encoding methylenetetrahydrofolate reductase C-terminal domain-containing protein, with the protein MIITSAKPFEEILNMLKDEDYIFVIGCNVCAAKLKTGGEPEVLEMCRRLEESGKHVVGWALPTAACSIRSYESLVEKNEKIKEAHCVLVMGCGSGVSAVATVVDLPIYGSNNTLSLGGSSGGKLLSDQCVMCGDCTISEYGGLCPKAQCPKGLLNGPCGGAVGGMCEVNREKDCVWTLIYERLKKIKRLDLLYVTHAPQEHGFK; encoded by the coding sequence ATGATCATAACTTCAGCAAAACCCTTTGAAGAAATCCTGAACATGTTAAAAGACGAAGACTATATATTCGTTATAGGGTGCAACGTATGTGCTGCAAAACTGAAGACCGGGGGAGAACCCGAGGTCCTTGAGATGTGCAGACGGCTTGAAGAAAGCGGAAAGCACGTGGTAGGCTGGGCTCTTCCAACTGCAGCCTGCAGTATCCGGTCTTATGAATCCCTTGTTGAGAAAAACGAGAAAATAAAAGAAGCGCATTGCGTTCTGGTCATGGGATGTGGCAGTGGAGTTTCTGCTGTTGCCACTGTTGTGGATTTGCCTATCTACGGTTCGAACAACACCCTCTCACTTGGGGGTTCCAGTGGTGGCAAGCTTCTCTCCGACCAGTGTGTTATGTGCGGGGACTGTACCATAAGCGAATACGGTGGGCTCTGCCCGAAAGCCCAGTGCCCGAAAGGTCTTCTCAACGGGCCCTGCGGAGGGGCTGTGGGCGGGATGTGCGAGGTCAACAGGGAAAAGGATTGTGTCTGGACTCTTATTTATGAACGCCTCAAAAAGATCAAAAGGCTTGACCTTCTCTACGTTACCCATGCCCCCCAGGAGCATGGTTTTAAATAA